A genomic region of Paroedura picta isolate Pp20150507F chromosome 4, Ppicta_v3.0, whole genome shotgun sequence contains the following coding sequences:
- the TIMM44 gene encoding mitochondrial import inner membrane translocase subunit TIM44 isoform X1 — translation MAAAALWGCRKCLLNIWLVSGQCSGSGRHIFFVHRSSSSRPALQLYQSRCYSSGGRKGFISGFVENIKQELAKNKEMKESIKKFRDEAKKLEESEALQEARRKYKTIESETVKTSEVIKKKLGEITGTVKESLDEVSKSDIGRKIKEGVEEAAKTAKQSAESVSKGGEKLGRTAAFKAISQGVETVRKEIDESVLGQTGPYKRPERLRKRTEFAGERSKEERVFEANEEAMGVVLHKDSKWSQQWKEFRDNNVVFNRFFEMKMKYDESDNAIIRASRAVTDKVTDFIGGLFSKTEMSEVLTEILRVDPAFDKDRFLRQCENDIIPNILEAMITGDLDILKDWCYESTYSQLAQPIQQAKATGLRFCSRILDIDNVDLAMGKMMEQGPVLIITFQAQLVLVIENQQGAVVEGDPGKVLRMMYVWALCRDPEELNPYAAWRLLDISASSTEQIL, via the exons ATGGCGGCGGCCGCGCTTTGGGGGTGCCGG AAATGCCTTTTAAACATATGGCTCGTGTCTGGGCAGTGTTCAGGGTCCGGCCGCCACATCTTCTTTGTAcatcgcagcagcagcagcagaccgGCCCTACAGCTTTACCAG tCCAGATGCTATTCCTCGGGCGGCCGGAAAGGCTTTATATCTGGCTTTGTGGAGAATATCAAGCAAGAGCTGGCCAAAAACAAAGAGATGAAAGAAAGTATCAAGAAGTTCCGGGATGAAGCAAAGAAGCTGGAAGAGTCAGAGGCGCTGCAGGAAGCCAGAAGGAAATAT AAAACCATAGAGTCTGAAACAGTGAAGACTTCtgaagtcattaaaaaaaagctTGGAGAAATCACCGGGACAGTCAAAGAG AGCCTAGATGAAGTTAGTAAGAGTGACATCGGCCGGAAGATCAAGGAAGGAGTGGAGGAAGCAGCCAAGACAGCCAAGCAGTCAGCAGAGTCAGTCTCCAAGGGTGGGGAAAAGCTGGGCCGGACAGCAGCATTCAAGGCCATTTCTCAG GGGGTGGAAACCGTCCGGAAGGAGATCGACGAGAGCGTCTTGGGCCAGACGGGGCCTTACAAGCGGCCAGAGAGACTGCGGAAGAGGACGGAATTTGCCGGGGAGAGAAGCAAAGAAGAGCGGGTCTTTGAAGCCAACGA AGAGGCGATGGGGGTGGTGCTCCACAAGGACTCCAAGTGGTCTCAGCAGTGGAAGGAGTTCAGGGACAACAACGTGGTCTTCAACC ggttcTTCGAAATGAAGATGAAATATGATGAGAGCGACAATGCCATCATCCGGGCTTCGCGGGCCGTTACCGACAAAGTGACCGACTTCATTG GCGGGCTATTCTCCAAGACAGAAATGTCGGAGGTGCTGACAGAGATACTTCGTGTTGACCCCGCCTTTGATAAAGATCGCTTCCTGAGGCAGTGTGAGAATGACATCATCCCAAACATCTTGGAG GCCATGATCACCGGAGATCTGGATATCCTGAAAGATTGGTGCTACGAATCA ACCTACAGCCAGCTGGCGCAGCCGATCCAGCAAGCAAAGGCGACGGGTCTTCGGTTCTGCTCCAGAATCCTGGACATCGACAACGTGGAC CTTGCGATGGGTAAGATGATGGAGCAGGGCCCAGTGCTGATCATCACGTTCCAAGCCCAGCTAGTCCTGGTGATCGAGAACCAGCAGGGGGCCGTGGTCGAAGGAGATCCG gGCAAGGTCTTGCGGATGATGTACGTTTGGGCCCTGTGCAGAGACCCCGAAGAACTCAACCCCTACGCCGCCTGGAGACTGTTAGACATTTCTGCTTCCAGCACCGAGCAGATTCTATGA
- the TIMM44 gene encoding mitochondrial import inner membrane translocase subunit TIM44 isoform X2 — protein MAAAALWGCRCSGSGRHIFFVHRSSSSRPALQLYQSRCYSSGGRKGFISGFVENIKQELAKNKEMKESIKKFRDEAKKLEESEALQEARRKYKTIESETVKTSEVIKKKLGEITGTVKESLDEVSKSDIGRKIKEGVEEAAKTAKQSAESVSKGGEKLGRTAAFKAISQGVETVRKEIDESVLGQTGPYKRPERLRKRTEFAGERSKEERVFEANEEAMGVVLHKDSKWSQQWKEFRDNNVVFNRFFEMKMKYDESDNAIIRASRAVTDKVTDFIGGLFSKTEMSEVLTEILRVDPAFDKDRFLRQCENDIIPNILEAMITGDLDILKDWCYESTYSQLAQPIQQAKATGLRFCSRILDIDNVDLAMGKMMEQGPVLIITFQAQLVLVIENQQGAVVEGDPGKVLRMMYVWALCRDPEELNPYAAWRLLDISASSTEQIL, from the exons ATGGCGGCGGCCGCGCTTTGGGGGTGCCGG TGTTCAGGGTCCGGCCGCCACATCTTCTTTGTAcatcgcagcagcagcagcagaccgGCCCTACAGCTTTACCAG tCCAGATGCTATTCCTCGGGCGGCCGGAAAGGCTTTATATCTGGCTTTGTGGAGAATATCAAGCAAGAGCTGGCCAAAAACAAAGAGATGAAAGAAAGTATCAAGAAGTTCCGGGATGAAGCAAAGAAGCTGGAAGAGTCAGAGGCGCTGCAGGAAGCCAGAAGGAAATAT AAAACCATAGAGTCTGAAACAGTGAAGACTTCtgaagtcattaaaaaaaagctTGGAGAAATCACCGGGACAGTCAAAGAG AGCCTAGATGAAGTTAGTAAGAGTGACATCGGCCGGAAGATCAAGGAAGGAGTGGAGGAAGCAGCCAAGACAGCCAAGCAGTCAGCAGAGTCAGTCTCCAAGGGTGGGGAAAAGCTGGGCCGGACAGCAGCATTCAAGGCCATTTCTCAG GGGGTGGAAACCGTCCGGAAGGAGATCGACGAGAGCGTCTTGGGCCAGACGGGGCCTTACAAGCGGCCAGAGAGACTGCGGAAGAGGACGGAATTTGCCGGGGAGAGAAGCAAAGAAGAGCGGGTCTTTGAAGCCAACGA AGAGGCGATGGGGGTGGTGCTCCACAAGGACTCCAAGTGGTCTCAGCAGTGGAAGGAGTTCAGGGACAACAACGTGGTCTTCAACC ggttcTTCGAAATGAAGATGAAATATGATGAGAGCGACAATGCCATCATCCGGGCTTCGCGGGCCGTTACCGACAAAGTGACCGACTTCATTG GCGGGCTATTCTCCAAGACAGAAATGTCGGAGGTGCTGACAGAGATACTTCGTGTTGACCCCGCCTTTGATAAAGATCGCTTCCTGAGGCAGTGTGAGAATGACATCATCCCAAACATCTTGGAG GCCATGATCACCGGAGATCTGGATATCCTGAAAGATTGGTGCTACGAATCA ACCTACAGCCAGCTGGCGCAGCCGATCCAGCAAGCAAAGGCGACGGGTCTTCGGTTCTGCTCCAGAATCCTGGACATCGACAACGTGGAC CTTGCGATGGGTAAGATGATGGAGCAGGGCCCAGTGCTGATCATCACGTTCCAAGCCCAGCTAGTCCTGGTGATCGAGAACCAGCAGGGGGCCGTGGTCGAAGGAGATCCG gGCAAGGTCTTGCGGATGATGTACGTTTGGGCCCTGTGCAGAGACCCCGAAGAACTCAACCCCTACGCCGCCTGGAGACTGTTAGACATTTCTGCTTCCAGCACCGAGCAGATTCTATGA